One segment of Anatilimnocola aggregata DNA contains the following:
- a CDS encoding FAD:protein FMN transferase: MATESPSDVPTEATSASPSERTLPRARRSLRQIFGASILPRAFRLGLLAAVAALLYVAGQQPPPPDEISLESAKLFFPAAAKLAKGDVRLGGQGVLDEKGKTIGLLLTTSPHADDLIGYSGPSNLLIALDVKQQVIGVHILSSGDTPSHVEQIRTQRTFWQQFIGENSTQRPAKLAGVSGSTLTSMTFAEGIDRRLHGTSVSLRFPETVKLREIRKLFKEARKFEADNPRVGWNKAWDAEGNHLGYVVRTSPYSDNARGYQGPTESLVAIDAAGKTVIGMLVRKSYDTEEYVERVRPNDDFRDSLINRSIDDWAKIDFAKEGIEGVSGATQTSFAIADGIRRRFAAEQSTAVQTAAAKPWNFQPGLVAVICGGLGLTFTPLKNSRRLRVIWQVVLIAVFAFWLGDLLSLALFVGWARHGIPWRTAPAVVLLVAVSLVIPWATRRQIYCQQLCPHGAAQSWLGQFKRLHVRISNAWQRRLGYFPPALLAVSLLLATFVVGFDLASLEPFDAWVLKGAAAISAAVALVGLIASVFVPQAYCRYGCPTGELLKIVKSGGSHDRIQRRDLMAGGLVLIVAAGLYGPQLGASLNVASPEAPATTEARVVELGGRAFGTTWSVKLRGDHQVAPLQAAVSAELERIESTLSHWRPESSTSQFNASETTFETEQPAELVALVARALELSKLSDGSYDITVAPLVDAWGFGPTGERAPPGEQEVADILQRTGWEKLIVDSTANTLRKKHPQLQIDLGSLLQGYSADRTKKVLDEAGVSEYLIDVGGELLARGAWPVGIEDPHDPAKPLRTFILKDAALATSGIYRAKRENAAGTVHHLISPRTGKPEVTKTMLCAVVAPTAVEADAWATVLLAVGVPAAMPLADQQQLSVLVLDQEHGVQTNAAGNLLFEPK, from the coding sequence ATGGCGACGGAATCCCCGAGTGACGTCCCCACAGAAGCAACCAGTGCTTCACCGAGCGAGCGAACCTTGCCCCGCGCAAGGCGCTCGCTGCGGCAAATCTTCGGGGCGAGCATTCTGCCCCGCGCGTTTCGTTTGGGCTTGCTCGCGGCTGTCGCTGCGCTCCTTTACGTCGCCGGACAACAGCCTCCGCCGCCGGACGAAATCTCCCTCGAATCGGCCAAGCTGTTCTTTCCCGCGGCAGCCAAGCTGGCCAAAGGGGATGTGCGGCTTGGTGGGCAGGGAGTGCTCGATGAAAAAGGAAAGACCATCGGGCTGTTGCTCACGACGTCGCCGCATGCCGACGATCTGATTGGCTATAGCGGACCGAGCAACCTGCTGATCGCGCTCGATGTGAAGCAGCAAGTCATCGGCGTTCATATTCTTTCCAGCGGTGATACGCCGAGTCACGTCGAGCAGATTCGTACGCAGCGTACGTTTTGGCAGCAATTCATTGGGGAGAACTCCACCCAGCGGCCCGCAAAACTCGCCGGAGTAAGTGGCTCCACACTCACGAGCATGACGTTTGCAGAGGGAATCGATCGCCGGTTGCACGGGACTTCCGTCTCGCTGCGTTTTCCCGAAACGGTCAAGCTGCGCGAGATTCGCAAGCTCTTTAAAGAGGCTCGCAAATTCGAAGCCGATAATCCGCGCGTCGGTTGGAACAAAGCCTGGGATGCTGAAGGCAACCATCTGGGCTATGTGGTCCGCACGTCACCGTATTCCGATAACGCGCGCGGCTATCAGGGGCCAACCGAGTCGCTCGTGGCGATCGATGCCGCCGGGAAGACCGTGATCGGGATGCTGGTACGCAAAAGTTACGACACCGAAGAATATGTCGAGCGCGTTCGTCCCAACGATGACTTTCGCGACAGCCTGATTAACCGCAGTATCGACGACTGGGCAAAAATCGATTTTGCAAAAGAAGGCATCGAAGGAGTTTCGGGGGCAACGCAAACTAGTTTTGCGATTGCCGATGGCATCCGTCGCCGCTTTGCCGCGGAACAATCGACCGCCGTGCAAACTGCAGCGGCCAAGCCCTGGAACTTTCAGCCCGGACTCGTCGCCGTGATTTGCGGCGGCTTGGGACTAACATTCACGCCGCTGAAGAACAGCCGGCGATTACGAGTAATCTGGCAAGTGGTACTGATCGCCGTCTTTGCATTTTGGCTCGGCGATTTGTTGTCGCTGGCCCTCTTCGTGGGCTGGGCCCGGCATGGCATCCCTTGGCGCACTGCGCCGGCGGTGGTGTTGCTCGTCGCAGTTTCGCTTGTGATTCCTTGGGCCACGCGCAGACAGATCTATTGTCAGCAATTGTGTCCGCATGGCGCTGCCCAGTCGTGGTTGGGCCAGTTCAAGCGTTTGCATGTGCGCATCTCGAATGCCTGGCAACGACGCCTCGGTTATTTCCCGCCGGCGTTGCTCGCCGTCAGTTTGCTGCTCGCGACGTTTGTCGTGGGATTTGATTTGGCAAGTTTGGAGCCGTTTGACGCTTGGGTATTGAAGGGGGCTGCCGCAATTTCCGCAGCAGTAGCGCTGGTTGGACTGATTGCCTCGGTGTTTGTGCCGCAGGCCTATTGCCGTTACGGCTGCCCGACGGGGGAGTTGCTGAAAATAGTAAAGAGTGGCGGCAGTCACGATCGCATCCAGCGGCGCGATCTGATGGCGGGCGGGCTAGTCTTGATCGTCGCGGCTGGCCTGTATGGACCGCAGTTGGGGGCATCGCTTAACGTGGCAAGTCCCGAGGCCCCAGCAACTACGGAAGCAAGAGTAGTCGAACTTGGCGGTCGAGCATTTGGTACCACCTGGTCCGTCAAGTTGCGCGGCGATCATCAAGTAGCCCCTTTGCAAGCTGCCGTCAGTGCGGAACTTGAACGGATCGAAAGCACGCTCTCGCACTGGCGACCTGAGTCTTCCACGTCGCAGTTCAACGCGAGTGAGACCACGTTCGAAACCGAACAGCCCGCAGAACTCGTCGCGTTGGTGGCCCGAGCTTTGGAATTGAGCAAACTCTCGGACGGTAGTTACGACATCACCGTTGCGCCACTCGTCGATGCCTGGGGCTTTGGTCCCACTGGTGAACGAGCGCCGCCCGGCGAACAGGAGGTTGCTGACATCCTCCAGCGTACGGGTTGGGAAAAGTTGATCGTTGACTCCACCGCGAACACACTGCGAAAGAAGCATCCGCAGCTTCAAATCGACCTCGGTTCGCTGTTGCAAGGCTACTCCGCGGATCGGACAAAGAAGGTTCTCGACGAGGCAGGTGTTTCAGAATACCTGATTGATGTTGGGGGCGAACTGCTCGCGCGCGGCGCTTGGCCAGTGGGAATTGAAGATCCTCACGATCCGGCCAAGCCACTGCGTACTTTTATTCTGAAAGATGCGGCGCTGGCGACGAGCGGAATTTATCGCGCGAAGAGAGAAAACGCGGCCGGAACCGTGCATCACCTGATCTCGCCGCGCACCGGCAAACCGGAAGTCACGAAAACTATGCTGTGCGCCGTTGTGGCACCCACGGCTGTCGAAGCGGATGCCTGGGCAACGGTACTACTCGCGGTTGGCGTTCCCGCAGCAATGCCGTTAGCAGATCAGCAGCAGCTGTCCGTACTCGTGCTCGATCAGGAGCATGGTGTACAAACCAACGCGGCAGGCAACTTGCTTTTTGAGCCGAAGTGA
- a CDS encoding FAD-dependent oxidoreductase, which translates to MRAFFLALLTCAALPAVGRSETIFVEAESFENMGGWSLDTAFTQIVGSPYLLAHGLGQPVADATTKIKVAEAGKYRLWVRTKDWVAHWKAPGTPGRFQLLINGKPVATEFGTQGADWNWHSGGEVELPAGEVSLALHDLTGFDGRCDAILLTSDPKFTLPAPAELAAARRAWLGFETPVDDAGEFDLVVVGGGYAGVATAVSAARQSLNVALVQDRFVLGGNGSSEVRVWAQGGTLRGKYPHLGEIVEEFADHAPDSPAAGTEFLDERKEKLVRREKTASLFFGHFAMKAATDKDGKITSVTALEVRTGRERVFRGKLFCDCTGHGVIGELAGAKYNIEPKGRMGMSNMWYWQNDDTDQAWPETPWALALETTDFPKNPRSRSQIDGKPFMKGEWFWESGFDKDSIKDLELIRDWNLRAVFGAFTALKHGKEKDLHTKSALKWVAFVGGPRESRLLEGDVVLTRNDIVSQREFPDGCVPTTWDIDLHYPKEQFAKKYPDNPFISRAEFGAGVDRKNGYPVPYRCFYSKNVPNLFMAGRCISVNHEALGTVRVMRTCGMMGEVVGKAAYLCTLHNTSPRNVYDSYLPDLIDLFKQPGAMRRDTLSGDLYRDTNSIAVEPYLSKGTDKVTGVPNQPKPAAGTSGVAVKSLAGIVADDTSAKMTGKWAGGTGLSPYIAEGYRYANATEPAEARFELTVAEAGKYEVKLAWVGHENRSTRTSCTIEREGQKPLKLRLNQQESTTEPNGFHSLGLFEFPAGKAAIVISNEGADGFIHADAVQLLKK; encoded by the coding sequence ATGCGTGCATTTTTCTTGGCGTTACTCACTTGCGCGGCGCTTCCCGCCGTTGGCCGGTCAGAAACGATTTTCGTCGAGGCTGAGTCCTTCGAGAACATGGGAGGCTGGTCCCTCGACACTGCGTTCACACAAATTGTCGGCTCGCCTTACTTGCTTGCGCATGGCTTGGGCCAACCCGTCGCCGATGCCACAACAAAGATCAAGGTTGCAGAAGCGGGCAAATATCGGCTGTGGGTGCGAACGAAAGATTGGGTCGCGCATTGGAAAGCTCCGGGCACACCGGGACGTTTTCAATTGCTGATTAACGGCAAGCCGGTTGCCACAGAGTTCGGCACCCAAGGAGCCGATTGGAACTGGCACAGCGGTGGCGAAGTGGAATTGCCCGCGGGCGAAGTTTCGCTGGCGCTGCACGATCTCACCGGCTTTGATGGCCGCTGCGATGCGATTCTGCTCACCTCCGATCCGAAGTTCACCTTACCCGCACCGGCAGAGCTGGCCGCAGCTCGTCGCGCCTGGTTGGGTTTTGAAACACCCGTCGACGATGCCGGCGAGTTCGACCTGGTCGTCGTTGGCGGCGGCTATGCCGGTGTTGCGACGGCGGTTTCGGCAGCTCGTCAATCGCTTAATGTCGCGCTAGTTCAAGATCGATTCGTGCTCGGTGGCAATGGCAGTAGTGAAGTACGCGTCTGGGCTCAAGGTGGAACGTTGCGAGGCAAGTATCCACACCTGGGTGAGATTGTCGAAGAATTCGCTGATCATGCTCCCGATTCGCCCGCTGCGGGGACAGAGTTCCTGGACGAGCGTAAGGAAAAGCTGGTTCGCCGCGAAAAGACTGCTTCGCTCTTCTTTGGCCACTTTGCCATGAAGGCAGCGACCGACAAGGACGGCAAGATCACTTCGGTCACCGCGCTCGAAGTTCGCACCGGTCGCGAACGAGTCTTCCGCGGCAAGCTGTTTTGCGATTGCACCGGCCACGGTGTGATCGGCGAACTGGCTGGTGCCAAGTACAACATTGAGCCCAAGGGACGCATGGGCATGTCGAACATGTGGTATTGGCAGAACGACGACACCGATCAGGCCTGGCCCGAAACGCCCTGGGCCTTGGCGCTCGAAACGACAGACTTCCCCAAGAACCCGCGCAGCCGTTCGCAAATCGACGGCAAGCCTTTCATGAAGGGTGAATGGTTCTGGGAATCGGGCTTTGACAAGGATTCGATCAAGGACCTGGAACTGATTCGCGACTGGAACCTGCGGGCTGTGTTTGGTGCCTTCACGGCCCTCAAGCATGGCAAGGAAAAGGATCTGCACACGAAGTCGGCGCTCAAGTGGGTGGCCTTTGTCGGCGGCCCGCGCGAATCACGTCTGCTGGAAGGTGACGTGGTCCTCACCCGCAACGACATCGTCAGTCAGCGAGAGTTTCCCGATGGCTGCGTGCCAACGACCTGGGACATCGACCTGCACTATCCCAAGGAGCAGTTCGCCAAGAAGTATCCAGACAATCCGTTTATCTCTCGGGCCGAGTTCGGCGCGGGGGTCGATCGCAAGAATGGATACCCGGTTCCTTATCGCTGCTTCTATTCGAAGAATGTGCCCAACCTGTTCATGGCTGGCCGTTGCATCAGCGTGAATCACGAAGCACTTGGCACTGTCCGCGTGATGCGCACCTGCGGCATGATGGGCGAAGTTGTCGGCAAGGCAGCTTACCTTTGCACACTGCACAATACTTCGCCCCGCAATGTGTACGACAGCTATTTGCCCGATCTGATCGACCTGTTCAAGCAACCCGGCGCGATGCGGCGCGATACCTTGAGCGGCGATTTGTATCGCGACACGAATTCGATTGCCGTCGAGCCTTACTTGTCCAAGGGGACCGATAAGGTCACCGGCGTACCAAATCAACCGAAGCCTGCGGCTGGAACTTCCGGCGTCGCCGTGAAGTCGCTGGCCGGGATTGTGGCGGACGATACGAGCGCCAAGATGACCGGCAAATGGGCCGGCGGCACGGGACTCAGCCCTTACATTGCCGAAGGCTACCGGTACGCCAATGCCACGGAACCAGCCGAAGCCCGGTTTGAATTGACCGTTGCGGAAGCGGGGAAGTACGAAGTGAAACTCGCCTGGGTCGGTCACGAGAACCGCTCGACACGCACTTCTTGCACGATTGAGCGCGAAGGGCAGAAGCCGCTCAAGTTGCGGCTCAACCAGCAGGAGAGCACCACCGAGCCTAACGGATTTCACTCGCTGGGGCTGTTCGAATTTCCCGCTGGCAAGGCGGCAATCGTCATCTCCAATGAAGGAGCGGACGGCTTCATCCATGCTGATGCGGTTCAACTGCTGAAAAAATAG
- a CDS encoding nSTAND1 domain-containing NTPase codes for MSHATKPRIASTVAINRPHILVLAEGRTQSEQNNRKGHLFEEFIALLMELYGYEKPTRDRLNSTENGIELDVTTSHKLTGQRAIAECKAYSTNLDAPAITGFYGKLASARFDIPDLVGFFVAIPGLTAGADVFFRKTASNDQQFRYLNPEAIVDLLIEKSIIKEPQTDELTSDFAVIITRHGTYCANKLVDPSSRRAAFVQVWGTDGVPDPVIELLTASDYAGALPVTSITAHAQRPLAVSISAEPTIVEVHGSKSELEYQLPASPKFFVGRGDHIKEFQTLFKERIEHATVVVLNGQSGWGKSSLALQFRSQLNQKGGSGLVIDSRTATSPEFVWQAIRKALLSAERHGIAKLPVNASFASLSSAITTMANTQWTGKPLLVFFDQFENVFRDARLTQEFRDLAFAIREVTAPVIVGFAWKTDLVGLTETYPYKLRDDIRSCANIYIMDPLGPSEINALLHRLQKAAGTKLQKELKQRLREVSQGLPWLFKKLASHVDRELKSGATQDDLVADSLNVKRLFETDLTELNLPEREALKRFARMAPKAASEVVEAIPKEIVQSLLDRRLIVQVGDLLDTYWDIFRDFLITGDVIVSESYILRQTPNAVARLLKEVINAGGDLLADDAVTKLGLKLGAVFNLARELKVMGVATDVPRHVHIADDIINASDRETAIRDRITASLKKHKALSLLTDLAASADGPLPITAFAEALPKAFPAIQVRDDIWAQYARAFITWFEYAQIATLDRNSIEIPPSDPKLITLLTATRHPRARTQGRPKSFPQSQPKPALALAQAIARNLPHPAMRYNAKKKALSDLILLDLIDSPKTDVYTIKRNPFDASFSVLAEVILDGIEQFSGCKPAVQLLRANPNATHSEIGQALQAGHGTTWSDQTLLLNGKTFRAWAKAARLIAGRLNRKGRKRKKNWSQEAMLWNEEEPAITTTGEPRAMTEESLPQPKPKADSDQDVAPPPEPPSLRSPTSW; via the coding sequence ATGTCGCACGCCACAAAACCTCGAATTGCTTCAACAGTCGCGATCAACCGCCCGCACATTCTCGTTTTAGCCGAGGGCAGAACTCAATCCGAACAGAACAACAGGAAGGGCCACTTGTTCGAGGAGTTCATAGCCTTGCTGATGGAACTCTATGGTTACGAAAAACCCACACGTGATCGGCTAAACTCAACTGAAAATGGTATCGAACTTGACGTAACTACGAGTCACAAGTTGACGGGGCAAAGGGCCATCGCTGAATGCAAGGCCTACAGTACAAACCTCGACGCCCCTGCAATCACCGGTTTTTATGGCAAACTTGCCAGCGCCCGCTTCGATATTCCCGATCTTGTCGGCTTCTTCGTTGCCATCCCCGGCCTTACCGCTGGCGCTGACGTGTTTTTTCGGAAGACTGCTTCAAACGACCAACAATTCCGCTACCTCAACCCAGAGGCGATCGTCGATTTGCTGATCGAGAAGTCAATCATCAAAGAACCACAGACCGATGAACTGACCTCCGACTTCGCAGTCATCATTACGCGTCATGGCACCTACTGCGCAAATAAACTGGTTGACCCTTCGAGCCGCCGAGCTGCTTTCGTACAGGTTTGGGGAACGGACGGCGTTCCTGATCCAGTAATCGAACTTCTCACAGCATCCGATTACGCAGGGGCGCTTCCTGTCACATCTATCACTGCGCATGCCCAACGTCCCCTGGCAGTTTCAATCTCCGCAGAGCCGACAATCGTTGAAGTGCACGGCAGCAAAAGTGAGCTCGAATACCAGTTGCCCGCGTCGCCGAAGTTCTTTGTCGGCCGCGGCGACCACATCAAGGAGTTCCAAACGCTCTTCAAGGAACGCATTGAACATGCCACTGTCGTAGTTCTGAACGGGCAATCTGGTTGGGGAAAAAGTTCCCTTGCACTCCAATTCCGGAGCCAGCTTAATCAGAAAGGAGGCAGCGGCTTGGTCATCGATTCCCGAACTGCTACTTCCCCTGAATTTGTTTGGCAAGCAATCCGAAAAGCTCTGCTAAGTGCGGAGAGGCATGGGATAGCTAAACTCCCCGTAAACGCATCCTTCGCGAGCCTGAGCAGTGCAATTACGACCATGGCAAACACCCAGTGGACCGGCAAGCCACTGCTCGTTTTCTTCGATCAATTCGAGAACGTGTTCCGAGACGCACGGTTAACTCAAGAGTTCCGCGACCTCGCATTCGCGATTCGGGAAGTTACGGCGCCAGTCATCGTTGGGTTTGCTTGGAAAACCGATCTTGTCGGCCTCACGGAAACCTACCCTTACAAGCTTCGGGACGACATACGCTCATGCGCCAACATCTACATCATGGACCCGCTCGGTCCCAGTGAAATCAACGCGCTGTTACATCGCTTACAAAAGGCCGCCGGCACCAAGCTTCAAAAGGAATTGAAGCAGCGGCTTCGCGAAGTCTCGCAAGGCCTGCCGTGGCTGTTTAAGAAACTCGCAAGCCACGTCGACCGTGAATTGAAATCCGGGGCGACGCAGGACGATTTGGTCGCCGATTCATTAAATGTTAAACGACTTTTCGAAACCGACCTCACCGAATTAAACCTCCCGGAACGTGAGGCGCTCAAGCGATTTGCACGCATGGCCCCAAAGGCTGCCTCTGAAGTAGTCGAGGCAATCCCGAAGGAGATTGTTCAATCACTTCTCGATCGGCGATTGATCGTACAGGTTGGTGATCTTCTCGATACGTACTGGGACATTTTCCGGGACTTTTTAATTACCGGTGACGTGATTGTCAGCGAAAGTTACATCCTTCGACAGACACCGAATGCGGTCGCCAGGCTGCTTAAGGAAGTCATCAACGCCGGCGGTGACCTACTCGCAGACGATGCAGTGACGAAACTTGGTCTCAAACTAGGCGCTGTTTTCAACCTCGCTCGTGAACTCAAGGTAATGGGGGTGGCGACAGACGTTCCAAGGCACGTTCATATTGCTGACGACATAATCAACGCAAGTGATCGAGAGACAGCGATTCGAGACCGAATTACCGCCTCACTCAAAAAACACAAAGCTCTCTCGTTACTCACAGACCTCGCAGCTTCCGCTGATGGCCCTTTGCCCATTACCGCATTTGCCGAGGCCCTTCCAAAGGCGTTCCCCGCCATCCAAGTGCGTGATGATATTTGGGCGCAATACGCGAGAGCATTCATTACTTGGTTCGAGTATGCACAAATCGCCACTCTCGACCGCAATTCCATCGAGATTCCACCGTCCGACCCGAAGCTAATCACACTGCTAACTGCAACACGCCATCCCCGCGCAAGAACTCAGGGACGTCCCAAAAGCTTTCCACAATCCCAGCCGAAGCCCGCCCTTGCGCTGGCACAAGCGATTGCGAGAAACCTTCCTCATCCTGCCATGAGGTACAACGCCAAAAAGAAAGCCCTATCTGACCTCATTCTACTTGATCTTATCGATAGTCCGAAAACCGACGTTTACACAATCAAGCGAAATCCATTTGACGCATCCTTTAGCGTTCTAGCCGAAGTCATACTCGACGGAATTGAACAATTCTCTGGCTGCAAGCCTGCTGTCCAACTACTCAGAGCCAATCCCAATGCGACCCACTCAGAAATCGGTCAGGCCCTCCAGGCGGGACATGGGACGACATGGTCCGATCAAACTCTATTACTAAACGGGAAGACCTTTCGCGCATGGGCTAAAGCGGCTCGACTCATTGCTGGCCGACTCAATCGCAAAGGCCGGAAGAGGAAAAAGAACTGGTCGCAAGAAGCAATGCTCTGGAATGAAGAAGAACCAGCAATTACAACCACTGGTGAACCCAGAGCCATGACCGAAGAGAGCCTACCCCAGCCGAAGCCGAAGGCAGACTCTGATCAGGACGTAGCACCACCACCGGAGCCACCCTCGCTTAGGTCTCCGACATCGTGGTGA
- the zigA gene encoding zinc metallochaperone GTPase ZigA, producing MKSRSALKPKKMKAAPTKRRKLPVTVLSGFLGAGKTTLLNHVLHNCAGLKVAVIVNDMSEVNIDGSTVKNGMTQLSRTDEKLVEMSNGCICCTLREDLLAEVSRLAKQKKFDYLLIESTGISEPLPVAETFTFRDEDGYCLADYAELDTMVTVVDAVNFLRDFRSLEGLLDRGLALGEEDQRSLAHLLVDQIEFSNVLIVNKLDLVDEIDRERVIGTVRALNPHAKLLTATHGQIDIQEVIATGLFSMEQAEEMPTWLSEPREATHSEADEYGITCFVYRARRPFEPHRLSKFLRDESRQNGLLRSKGYFWVASRSQLVGFWSQAGRICEIKPVGLWWADVERQEWPDDPVAIAEIEAAWDEPFGDRRQELVFIGRKLDQSCLVSALDACLLTDAELALGESHWARFYDPLPVWPQVSDLVPPDEVAN from the coding sequence ATGAAGTCCAGATCTGCACTTAAGCCCAAGAAGATGAAAGCTGCCCCAACGAAGCGTCGCAAACTGCCCGTTACGGTCCTGTCCGGGTTTTTGGGCGCAGGCAAGACCACGCTGCTGAACCATGTCTTGCACAACTGCGCCGGACTCAAAGTGGCGGTCATCGTGAACGACATGAGCGAAGTGAATATCGATGGCAGCACTGTCAAGAACGGAATGACGCAACTTAGTCGCACCGACGAAAAGCTTGTCGAAATGAGTAACGGGTGCATCTGCTGTACGCTACGCGAAGACTTGCTCGCAGAGGTCAGCCGCTTAGCAAAACAAAAGAAGTTCGATTATCTGCTGATTGAATCGACGGGTATCTCAGAACCGCTTCCGGTCGCCGAAACCTTCACCTTCCGTGATGAGGACGGGTACTGCCTGGCAGACTATGCGGAACTCGACACTATGGTCACGGTTGTCGATGCAGTGAACTTCTTGCGAGATTTTCGGTCTCTGGAAGGACTGCTGGATCGGGGGCTCGCTCTGGGTGAGGAAGATCAAAGATCCCTTGCGCACCTGTTGGTCGATCAAATCGAATTCAGCAATGTTCTGATCGTGAACAAACTCGATCTCGTCGATGAAATTGACCGCGAGCGAGTGATTGGCACCGTGCGGGCCCTGAATCCCCACGCAAAACTATTGACGGCAACGCATGGCCAGATCGACATTCAAGAGGTGATCGCTACCGGGCTGTTTAGCATGGAACAAGCCGAGGAGATGCCGACCTGGCTAAGCGAACCTCGCGAAGCCACACATTCCGAAGCCGATGAATACGGTATCACGTGTTTCGTCTATCGAGCGCGTCGCCCGTTCGAGCCCCATCGTCTTTCGAAATTTCTGCGTGACGAAAGTCGGCAGAATGGATTGCTGCGGTCGAAGGGCTATTTTTGGGTGGCCAGCCGATCTCAGCTCGTGGGTTTTTGGTCTCAGGCCGGCCGGATCTGTGAAATCAAGCCCGTGGGGCTGTGGTGGGCGGATGTGGAACGCCAGGAATGGCCCGATGATCCGGTGGCCATCGCAGAGATCGAGGCTGCCTGGGATGAGCCATTTGGCGACAGGCGGCAAGAGCTTGTTTTCATCGGTCGCAAGCTGGACCAATCTTGCTTGGTTTCCGCGCTCGATGCCTGCTTGCTAACCGATGCCGAGCTTGCACTCGGAGAGTCCCATTGGGCGCGCTTCTATGACCCTCTTCCTGTCTGGCCACAGGTGTCCGACTTAGTCCCTCCAGACGAAGTGGCGAACTAG
- a CDS encoding NAD(P)/FAD-dependent oxidoreductase: MRNRSIWDCLIVGGGPAGLGVAIALREIGVTRMTILEREEVGASFLRWPREMRLITPSFPTNSVGMLDLNSIAIGTSPGFSLQTEHPTGRQYAAYLQALSDHFELPVQNGVSVEKVEVDDDIFHLQTSAGLLRARSVIWAAGEFQYPRINTFPGAELCIHNSQVVSWAKLAGRERIVIGGYESGLDAAIQLATSGTKVRVLDRSAHWQSEASDPSVTISPFTHDRLRQSQKTSSIELIDNYQVARVDRGAWQYRVKSTEGKILKSGSVPILATGFEGSVRLVRDRFEFREDGFPILTAEDESTVSPGLFLAGPLVRHDQHVFCFIYKFRQRFAVVAKAIGQRLALDTAALENYRRWGMFLDDLSCCGQECVC; the protein is encoded by the coding sequence ATGCGTAACCGATCGATTTGGGATTGTTTGATTGTCGGGGGTGGTCCAGCCGGGCTCGGTGTGGCCATTGCACTCCGAGAGATCGGCGTAACGCGCATGACCATCCTGGAGCGGGAAGAAGTGGGGGCATCGTTCCTCCGCTGGCCGCGAGAAATGCGACTGATTACACCTTCCTTTCCAACTAACTCCGTTGGAATGCTCGATCTTAACTCGATTGCGATTGGAACATCGCCCGGCTTTTCATTGCAGACGGAGCACCCAACCGGTCGGCAGTATGCGGCCTATTTGCAGGCACTCAGCGATCACTTCGAGCTACCGGTGCAGAATGGTGTGTCTGTTGAGAAAGTCGAAGTGGATGACGATATTTTTCATTTACAGACATCTGCCGGACTGCTTCGCGCTCGGTCGGTGATATGGGCAGCCGGCGAGTTTCAATATCCGCGTATCAACACATTTCCTGGAGCAGAACTCTGCATTCACAATTCGCAGGTTGTTTCCTGGGCCAAGCTCGCGGGCCGCGAACGAATCGTCATCGGCGGGTATGAGAGCGGCTTGGATGCGGCGATTCAACTGGCAACATCTGGGACAAAAGTTCGAGTACTCGATCGCTCCGCACATTGGCAGAGTGAAGCCAGCGACCCTAGTGTAACGATCTCGCCGTTCACCCACGATCGACTTCGTCAGTCGCAAAAAACCTCTTCGATCGAACTTATCGACAACTATCAAGTTGCTAGGGTCGACCGTGGCGCGTGGCAATACCGCGTTAAATCAACGGAAGGAAAGATTCTGAAGTCCGGCAGCGTGCCAATTCTGGCCACCGGCTTTGAGGGAAGCGTGCGTCTTGTCAGAGATCGCTTTGAGTTTCGCGAGGACGGCTTCCCCATTCTCACGGCCGAGGATGAGTCAACGGTTTCTCCGGGCCTTTTCCTCGCGGGCCCGTTGGTTCGTCACGATCAGCATGTGTTTTGCTTCATCTACAAGTTTCGTCAACGCTTCGCCGTCGTTGCTAAGGCGATCGGGCAGCGATTGGCACTAGATACTGCAGCGCTGGAGAACTACCGACGTTGGGGCATGTTTCTTGATGACCTGTCTTGCTGCGGACAGGAATGTGTTTGTTAG